GCGCGGCGATGGCGGTCGAGTCGATACCGCCCGACAGGAACGAGCCCACCGTGACGTCGGCGCGCATGTGCTTGGCCACCGAGTCGCGCAGCACCTCGGCGATCTTCTCGTGCAGGGTCGCCACCCCGTAGGGGCTCGACACCGGCTGCGCCCGGAACTCGGGGGAGAAGTAGCGCTCGATCTTCAGCTCGCCGCCGGGGGAGACCGTGAAGGAGGTGCCGGACTCGATTCGGCGGATGTTCTGGTGCAGCGACTCCGGTTCGGGCACGTACTGCAGGGTCAGGTAGTGCTGCAACGCGGTGCGGTCGAGCTCCTGCGCGATGCCCAGGGTGTCGGTGAGCTCCAGCAGGCTCTTCTTCTCACTCGCGAAGGCGACGCCGTTCGGGCCCGAGGCGTAGTACAGCGGCTTGATCCCGAAGGGGTCGCGCGCGCCGAAGAGGACCTTGCGCTCGGAGTCCCAGATCAGGAACGCGAACATGCCGCGGAGCCGCCCCACGGCCGCGGTGCCGAGGTAGTGGTAGGCGGCCACGATGGCCTCGGTGTCGCCCTCTGTGGCGAACTTCGCACCGTGTTCTTTCGCCAACTCCTCGCGCAGTTCGAGGTAGTTGTAAATCTCACCGTTGAAATTGATGGTGTACCGAGTCGGGTTTTCCTCGGGTCCCCAGGTCAGTGGCTGGTGGGAGTGTTCGAGGTCGATGATCGCGAGCCGGTTGAAGCCGTAGACGATCTCGCCGTTGGCCCAGGTGTCGGTCTCGTCGGGGCCGCGATGCCGCTGGCAGCGGAGGGCCCGCCCCACGGCGTCCCGCGCGTTCGCCGCGTCGTCCTCACTGCCACAGACCAGTCCAAGCAGGCCGCACACGCCGTTTCACACACCCTTTGTCAGTCAAAGCCTGAGTCGTAATTCGCAAGTATGCCGGGGAAGGCGGTGACGCCGCTGTCCCGGGTCTCGGCTAGAGTCCCATGCGTTAGAAGGATCGGGCGAGGAGGCATCACGGAGTGGGCGTTTCTGAGCGCACCCGGGGCACACGACGAGGGAAGGCCGGCAAGCTAGCCGCGCTCGCCGCGCTCGTCGCTTTGACGGTCACCGGTTGCTCGGGCGAGGAGATTCTGCGGTTCGGCTGGCCCGAAGGGGTCACGCCGGAGGCCGAGAAGATGCGCACCTTCTGGACCTGGTCGGTCATCGCGGCGCTCGTCGTCGGCGTGATCGTGTGGGGACTCATCTTCTGGAGCGTCGCCTTCCACCGGAAGAAGAAGGGCAAGACGGAGGCCCTGCCGAGGCAGTTCCAGTACAACGTTCCGCTGGAGCTGTTCGTCGTCGTGTTGCCGGTCGTCATGGTCTGTGTGCTGTTCTTCTTCACGGCCGTCACCGAGCAGTCGGTGCTGGCCGAGGAGGACGACCCCGACGTCGTCGTGGACGTCACCGGGTTCCAGTGGAACTGGGAGTTCACCTACCCGGAGGAGGAGGCCGAGAACGGCCAGCCCGTCACCACGGTCGGAAGCTCCACCGAGATCCCGATCCTGGTGGTGCCCACCCACCGGAAGATCCAGTACAACCTGGAGTCCACGGACGTCATTCACTCGTTCTGGGTGCCGGAATTCCACTTCAAGCGTGACGTCATGCCGCACCCGGACAAGAACAACCAGGACAATTCGTTCCAGAACACCATCGACAGGGAAGGTGCCTTCGTCGGTCGGTGCGCCGAGTTGTGCGGCACCTACCACGCGATGATGAACTTCGAGGTGCGTGCGCTGTCGCCCGACAAGTTCGACCGGTACATCGAGCTGCGCAAGCAGATCAACCCGGACACGGGCCAGCCGAACACCGCCGCGGAGGCTCTGTCGATCATGCAGGGCGAAGGCTGCGACGAGCAGCTGTGCAGCCCGGTCGCGACGACCACGAGCCCGTTCGCTACCGACCGCACCGCGCGTACGGCGTCGGGCTGAGCCGGCCAGCGAGAAGTGACCCAGCGATCGAGTTAAGAAGGACACACGCTCATGAAGGTCGAAGCTCGGGTTTTCGACATCGTCGCGATCTTCGGTTTCGTCGTGGCGATCGTCTACGGTGTGCTCACCGCCCAGATGACCGACGACGGCATCGAGCCGATCGGTACGGTGGCGTTGGTGCTCTCGGGCGGTCTGGCGCTGCTGGTGGGCAGCTACTTCCGGTTCGTCGCCCGGCGTATCGAGCCGCGTCCCGAGGACCACGAGGACGCGGAGATCAGCGATGGTGCCGGTGAGCTGGGTTTCTTCAGCCCCGGTAGCTACTGGCCCGTCGGGCTCGCGGCCGCGGCGGCGTTGACCGGCTTGGCGCTGGCGTTCTGGCAGCCGTGGTTCATCATCGGCAGCATCGTGGCGGTGCTCATCACCGTCGGCGGCCTGGTGTTCGAGTATCACACCGGCCCCAGCCACCACTGACCGAAGCGATCGCCATGATCCCCGAAACGGGGTCCCGGTTCTCCGGGGCCCCGTCTTCGTGTGCGTGACGGCGTCTTCGGGCGCGGCGTCTCGGTGGGAAGCCCCTCGGATGGCGCCGTGGCCCAGGGCCAGGGGCCGGGCCACGGCCCCACGTCAACGTCGGTTGATCCAGCGGCTCAGCAGGTCGGCGGCGGCTCCGGAGTCGATGGTCCGGGCGGCCCGTTCCAGCCCCGCGCGCAGGTCCGCCGTGAGATCGTCCGAGAAGCCGGTGAAGGCCGCCAGCGCGCCCGCCGCGTTGAGCAGGACCGCGTCCCGCACCGGACCCGTCTTGCCGGCCACGAGTTCCTTGACCACCTCGGCGTTGGCGGCGGCGTCTCCGCCGCGGAGAGCGTCGGGGTCGGAGAGGGGGATGCCGAGGGCCTCGGGATCGATGGTGTCCCTACGAACCTCGCCGTTCGAGATCACCCAGGCGGTGCTGGTGGTCGCCGTGGTGATCTCGTCGAAGCCGTCGTCACCGCGTACGAGCAGGACGCTGTGGCCCCGCCGGGCGTACACCTCGGCCAGCACCGGCGCCTTGTCGAGATAGGCGCATCCGATGAGCCCGGACGACGGCTGGGCCGGGTTGGTGAGCGGTCCCAGCAGGTTGAACGCGGTGGAGACGCCCAACTCGCGCCGGGGCGGGCCGGTGTGTCGGTAGGCGGGGTGGAACACGGGCGCGAAGCAGAAGCCGATCCCGAGCTCCTCGACGCACCGTCGCACGTCGTCGGGCTCCAGGTCGATGGTCACGCCCAGCGCTTCGAGGACGTCGGCCGCGCCGGACTTCGACGAGGCGGCCCGGTTGCCGTGCTTGACCACCGGGACGCCGGACGCGGCCACCACCAACGACGTCATGGTGGAGATGTTCACGGAACCCTTGCGGTCGCCGCCGGTACCGACGATGTCGACCGTTCGCATGTCCAGGTCGATGCGCTTGGCGTGGGCGAGCATCGCCCTCGCCATGCCGGAGATCTCGGCGGGGGTCTCACCCTTCGCGCGCAATGCCACCGCGAAACCCGCGATCTGGGCGGGCGTGGCCTCGCCGGACATCACCTGGTCCATGGCCCATGCCGTGGCGTCCTCGGAGAGGTCGACGCGCTCGATGAGCTGGTTGAGGACGGTTGGCCAGGTGTATTCAGACATGTTCATCTCCGGGCGCCGAACGCGGACGGGTTTCGGCGGATCGTCATGGGTCGGCTCACAGCGGTGAGTCGTGGTGGTCGTCGTGCACGCGCGAGGTTGTCGCGCGAGAGGTCGTCGCCGACTCGCCTCGACAGCGTGGTCGTGAAGTGGCTTTCCCGGTTCCTCGGGACTTCAGCCGTTCACCACGGGCACGCGCTGGGTCCTCAGCACGTCCGCGACGGTCTCCGCCGCGGTCAGCGGGTCGAGTGGGTGAACCAGCACGGCATCGGCCTGCGACCAGGTGGCGAGCCATCGGTCGTCCCGGCGACGTACTGCCACCACGATAGGCGGACAGTCGGTGAGCTCGTGCTTGAGCTGACGAGTGAGACCAATGCCACCGGTGGGCTGCGCCTCACCGTCGAAGATGGCGAGATCGATCTCACCCGAATCCATCTCAGCGATCACGTCGGCGACCGCGGCGGCCTCGATGTAGGTGACTTTCCCCAGGTCAGCGGCCGGTCGGCGGCCCACCGCGTTGATGATCGAGTCGCGTACCTCCGCCTTGTGGCTGAAAACCAGGATCTTCTTCGCCGGCTCGCTCATCCTCGCGTCCTTTGCGCCTCGACAGATGGTGACGAGCCTCATGCTAACGGGCTTACCCCCTGGTTACCCAGCGGGTTCAGAGGACTTTGGGTAGCGTTTTCGGTCCGTGCACGACCGTCCGTAGGACCCGATCTGCGGTGCCCGGTCGAGGGGAGACATAATGCGAGCCGTGACAACGGCAGCTCCTTCCATCAGCCAGCGAGTGCATTCGCTGAACCGGCCGAACATGGTGAGTGTCGGCACGATCGTGTGGCTGTCCAGCGAGCTCATGTTCTTCGCTGGCCTGTTCGCCATGTTCTTCACGGTCAAGGCGCAGAACGACTCCGGTATCTGGCCGCCGATCAACCCGGCGACGGGTGAGCCGATCCACTTGGACATCGCGTACGCGCTGCCGTTCACGATCATCCTGGTGGCGTCGTCGTTCACCTGCCAGTTCGGTGTGTTCGCAGCCGAGCGCGGCGACGTGTTCGGGCTGCGTCGCTGGTACCTCGTCACGCTGCTCATGGGCACGATCTTCGTCCTGGGGCAGGTCGGCGAGTACATCACGCTCGTCAACGAGGGTGTGACCATTCCCTCGGGCGCCTACGGCACGGTGTTCTTCATGACCACCGGCTTCCACGGTCTTCACGTCATCGGTGGTCTGATCGCGTTCGTCTTCCTGCTGGTCCGTACGAAGCTCAGCAAGTTCACGCCGGCGCAGGCGACTTCGGCGATCGTCGTTTCCTACTACTGGCACTTCGTCGACATCGTGTGGATCGGCCTGTTCGCGGTGATCTACATCGTTCCCTGACCTCGAAGCATTCGGCCGAACTGACAGCAAGGGTTGCCGCAGAAGATGTTCTTCAAGAAGAAGCCCCGTGCCGCCGCGGAAAGGCGGGCGGGCCGTAGTACGAAGTTCCGTCGCCGGATGGCGGGCACATTGGCTCTCGGCGTGGCGTTGCTGAGCGCGGGCGGTCTGTACGCCGTCTTCGCGCCCGAGCCGCAGACGGCGCAGGCGCAGGAGGACCCCGCCCTCATCCGCAAGGGCGAGGAGGTCTACAACAACAGCTGCATCACCTGCCACGGCGAGAACCTCCAGGGTGTCGAGGGCCGTGGGCCGAGTCTGATCGGTGTCGGTGAGGCCGCGGTCTACTTCCAGACCTCCTCCGGTCGGATGCCGATGGTCCGGCAGGAAGCCCAGGCGTCGCGTAAGCCGGCGAAGCTGTCGCCGGAGCAGATCGACGCGCTCGGTGCCTACATCCAGGCCAACGGCGGGGGGCCGGAGCGTCCGGCGGAGTCGGGTGCCGAGCTGCGTGGTGCCGACCCCGCGCGAGGCGCCGAGCTGTTCCGGCTGAACTGCGCGTCGTGCCACAACTTCACGGGGCAGGGTGGCGCGCTGTCGGCGGGTAAGTACGCGCCGCCGTTGGAGCCGGCCACCGAGGAGCAGATCTACACCGCGATGCTGACCGGGCCGCAGAACATGCCGAAGTTCTCCGACCGACAGCTCTCCCCCGAGGAGAAGAAGGACATCATCGCGTACGTGAAGTCGGTGTCGGACGGCAACAACGCGCCCGGTGGTAACCCGCTCGGTGGTTTCGGGCCGGCATCGGAAGGTGTGGTTGCCTGGGTCGTCGGCATCGGCGTGCTGATCGGCGCGACCCTGTGGATCGGATCGAGGGCGTAAGGCGCATGAGCACGCCAGTCGAGCCACGGTGGCGTTCAGCGGGGAAGGCCAAGGGTGAGGGGCTTACGCCCTGCACGCGGAGGACAGCGAGGCAGGTTCAGACAGCATGAGTAGCGGTAACGGGCCGGAGCAGCGGCCGAGCGACGAGGAGCTCGCGGGCATGAGCCGTGACGAACTCGTCCGTCTCGGCGCGAAGCTGGACGGGGTCGAGATCGTCAACTACCCCGATCCGTGGCCGGTCAAGGGCACCAGGGCCGAGAAGCGGGCCCAGCGCGCGGTGGCGTTGTGGTTCGTCCTCGCCACCCTGGCGGGGCTCGCCTTCATCGCCGCCCTGATTTGGTGGCCGTCGGAGTATGTGCCGCCGGAGGACGACAGCGGGCACCTCTGGTACAGCTGGTACACCCCGGTGCTGGGCATCACGCTGGGTGTGTCGGTGCTCGCCCTGTCGATCGGCATCCTGCTCTACACGAAGCGGTTCATCCCGAATGAACTCGCCGTGCAGGAACGCAACGACAACATGGGCAAGGGCTCGGCCGAGATCGACCGGAAGACGATCGTGGCGCAGCTGGCCGACGCGGGCGAGCGCAGCACGATCGGCCGTCGGTCGATGATCAAGCGCACCGCCGGTCTCGGGGCGGGTGTCCTGGGGCTCGGCACCGTGGCCCTCCCGGTGGCGGGCTTCATCAAGAACCCGTGGGAGAACCCCAACAGCCCGGACTCGCTGGCCCACACCGGGTGGATGCCGCAGTATCCGGGTGAGATCGTCTACCTGCGCCGCAACACCGGTAACCCGGAGGAGATCTCCCTCGTGCGGCCGGAAGACCTGGACGCGGGCGGCATGGAGACCGTGTTCCCGTTCCGTGAGTCCGAGCGGGGCGACCCCCACGCGTTGTCCGCCGCGCTCAAGCGCTCCGACAACCCCGTGATGCTCATTCGGCTGCGCACCGAGGACGCCGAGCGGGTCGTCAAGCGTAAGGGCCAGGAGGACTTCAACTACGGCACCTACTACGCGTACTCGAAGATCTGCACGCACGTGGGTTGCCCGGCCTCGCTGTACGAGCAGCAGACCAACCGTCTCCTGTGCCCGTGCCACCAGTCGCAGTTCGACATGCTGCAGTACGCCAAGCCCGTCTTCGGGCCGGCGACGCGTGCGCTGCCGCAGCTGCCGATCACGGTGCACGAGGACGGGTACTTCATTGCTCGGCACGACTTCATCGAGCCGATCGGACCGGGTTTCTGGGAGCGCAAGTCATGAGCTCACTCACTACGCCGACGAAGGGCTCCGGCTTCCTGGCTAAGCAAGCCGCCCAGGCCGCGAACAACGCCGACCAGCGGTACTTCATGGCCAAGGGGCTGCGGCACCAGCTGAACAAGGTGTTCCCCACCCACTGGTCGTTCCTGCTCGGTGAGGTCGCCCTTTACAGCTTCATCATCCTGATCCTGTCGGGGATCTACCTGACGCTGTTCTTCGACCCCTCGATGGCGGAGGTCGTCTACGACGGCCCGTACCGCAACCTTCAGGGCATCGAGATGTCCAGGGCGTTCGAGTCGACCCTGGAGATCTCGTTCGAGGTTCGCGGTGGTCTGTTCGTCCGTCAGGTGCATCACTGGGCGGCGCTGATCTTCGTCGCGGCCATGTTCGTGCACATGTTCCGGGTGTTCTTCACCGGGGCGTTCCGCNNNNNNNNNNNNNNNNNNNNNNNNNNNNNNNNNNNNNNNNNNNNNNNNNNNNNNNNNNNNNNNNNNNNNNNNNNNNNNNNNNNNNNNNNNNNNNNNNNNNCCGTCGGGGGCCGCGGCGACGAGTTCGGCGACGGCCGCCAACGCCGTGAGCCGATGCCGTTTGTCGACCGCCCGCAGCAGAGCCGCGAGTTCGTCGCGGCGGCGGGCCGCGCGCTCGAAGTGACGGGCGTCGGCGAGTTCGGCGAGCTGCTCGGTGCCCCGTGCCAGCAGTGTCGCGTCGGTGCCCTCCACGAGGTCGGACACGAGACGTACCGCTGACCGGTACTCCTCCACCGGCTGAGCGCCCGTGCAGGGTGCGCCGCAGCGCCCCAGCTCGGCGAGGACACACGGGCTCCCGGAGGCACCCGAGGCGGGAATGCGTGCCGTGCACGTGCGCAACCCGGCGATGTCGGCGAGAGCGTCGGCGACGGTTCTCGCCCGTGTTCGGGAGGTGAAGGGCCCCAGGGCTCCGTCGCGGGGACGTCGGACGACGGAGAGCCGGGGGAAGGGCTCCTCGGTGAGGACGATCCACCACACCTTCCCCGGATTCCGGGAACGCCGGTTGTAGGCGGGCCGGTGAGCCGCCAGCAACCGTAGTTCGCGTACCGCGGCTTCGAGCGAGTGCGCGCACTCCACGGTGTCGACCCGCTCGGCCAGTGCCACCATCTCCTTGACGCGGCCCCGGCTTTCGGAGGAGGTGAAGTACTGCCGCACCCGGCGTCGAAGATTGCTCGCCGTGCCGACGTAGAGCACCTCGTCCGACGGGCCCCGGAACAGGTAGACGCCGGGACGTTCGGGAAGGTGCTCGGCGAGCTCGCGTTTGCGACGCTGCGCGGGAGTCACGTCGGGCAGGTAGTCGAGCAGTTCTTCGAGGGACTGCACACCGAGCGGGCCCAGTCGTTCCAGCAGACCGTGCAGGACGTCGACGGTGGCCTTCGCGTCGTCGAGCGCACGGTGGTTCGGTGTGGTGCGGGCCCCGAACAGGGGAGCCAGGGCGGAGAGCCGGTAGCTCTGCCGTTCCCGCGACTCCCGCCGAAGCACGCGGCGGGCGAGCTTGAGCGTGCAGACCACGGTGGGCTTGGGCCAGTCGAAGCCGTGCACCCGGCAGGCGGCCTTGAGGAACGAGACGTCGAACCCGGCGTTGTGGGCCACCAGTACCGCGCCGTCGGCGAATTCGAGGAACGCGGGCAGGACCTGTTCGATCCGAGGGGCCGAGCTCACCATCGCGGTCGTGATACCGGTGAGCGCCACGATCTGGGGCGGGATGGGTACTCCCGGATCGACCAGCGTGGAGAACTCGCCGAGCACTTCCCCACCTCGGACCTTTACCGCGCCGATCTCGGTGATGTTGCCTCCGTCGGGGGAGCCTCCCGTGGTCTCCAGGTCCACGACCACGAAGGTGACTTCGCGCAGAGGGGTACCCAGCTCGTCGAAGGCAAGCTGCATGAGCGCAGACACTAGGCGGAAACCCCGACAATTCGTCACGGGGGTGTGGCACGGGTGTGACCGACCCGTGGTGGGATCGGAAGCGCGGTCCGATCGTGGAGAACCTAAGCTGGACCGATGTTGTCGTCGTCCGCGTACCCCGAGCACCCCGAGGAGACCTCTTCGGGGACGTCGCCTTCCTCCGGGCCGCCCGGTGAGGGCGGCGCGGCCGCTGTCCGGCCCGCTCGGGCGGAGGAGGGCGGAGGAGTGACCGACTCAGCCGAATCCGTCGATTGGCTCGGTCTTCCCGAGCCGGTCCGGGAGCGCATCGCCGAGCTCGCCGCCGCCGCCCTGGGCAAGCTGCCCAGTGACGACGTGCCGCGTCAGCTTCGTCCCGTGGCCCGCTTCGCTCCCGCCAAACGGGCGAGACTCGGCGGCCCGGCACTGCTGGCCGCGCTCCGGGACTCGGGGCGGTTTCGGACCGCGGTGCTGGAGTGGCTCCGCGAACACCGGGTCGACGCGCTGAACCCCAATGACGACGACTCCGTCGCCGCGGCGGCCGCCGCCGTGCTCCTCGGGGAGTCGAGCGCGTCCTCGCGCGTGCGGCTGGTGGCGCGCAACACCGAGGAGTCCACGCTGCGTGCCGAACGCGACGCCGCCGTGGCACGGGTGCGCAAGCTCGAGGCGGAGATCGGCAAACTGCGGGCCGAGCTGGAGGAGGCTCGCGCGGCGGTCGAACGGGCGAAGGCCGAGCGTGCGGACGAGCTGGTCAAGCTCCGAAAGCGACTGCGTGAGCAGGGCGTCGTGGTGCGTCGGGCCAAGGACGCCGCGGCCGAGGCCGTCGCTGCGCGGGAGCGGGCGGAGGCGAAGCGGGACGCCGAGATCGAGGCACTGTCCGCCCGGCTGGAACGGGAACGGGAGAAGACCAGGGCCGAGCGGGCCCGAGCGGAGCGGGCGATGGCCGAGGCCGACGCCGCTCGACAGTCCGCCCGTGAGGCGCGAGATGCCGACGAGGTGCGGCTGTCCATGCTGTTGGACACGCTCAGCGGCGCGGTGGACGGCCTGCGGCGGGAGTTGTCGGTCGGCAGCACCCCGAGGCGACCCGCCGACATGGTGCGAGGCGCGAGCACCGGCAGGCGTGGCGGCCGGGTCTCGGAGCCCAGGACGTTGGACACCCTGCTGGCGTTGCCGGGGGTGCACATGATCGTGGACGGCTACAACGTCACCAAGACCGGATACCCGGAACTGTCCCTGGCCGAGCAGCGACAGCGGCTCGTGCGTCAGCTCGGTACGCTCGCGGCGCGCACGCGCGCCGAGATCACCGTCGTGTTCGACGGAGCCAACGTCACCTCCATCCCCAACGCGGGGCCGAGGAACGTGCGGGTGCTGTTCTCCGATCCGGGGGTGCTGGCCGACGACGTGATCCGGACGTTGGTGCGCTCGGAACCCCAGGGCCGGCCGTTGGTGGTCGCCACCTCCGACCAGGCCGTGGTGGCCTCGGTGTGCGACTCGGGCGCGCACGCCGTCCCCGCCGCCGTGCTGTTGACGCGCCTCGGGCGCGTGTGACGACTTTCGCGTTCCGACGCCCGCCGGAGTGGTATTCCCCGACGTCACGGTCGTGCTCACGGTGACGGAGGCGGGATGCGCGTACTCGGAATGGCGGTCTCCTTGCTCGTCGTGTTGTCGCTGTGGTCGGCGCCGCTCGCGGAAGGGGCGCGTGGTGCGGGGGACGGGGTCGACGAGCCGGTCCGGCCCCGCGTCGCCGAGGACGTCGACGAGGACACCGACGTCGCCGAGGACGCGGCGCGGGCCTGGCGTGAGTGGCTCCGGGAGCTCGAACACGCCGGGGTCAGGCTTCCTCCCGCACGGGCCCTGCTCGACCTCGACCGGCTGCCTCCCGGACTGAGGCCCGCCCGAGGGGCCGACGGGACCGTCCGGCGCGGGGTTGCGTGGGCCCCGGAGCCGGGGGCGCTCGTGGTACCGCGCGANNNNNNNNNNNNNNNNNNNNNNNNNNNNNNNNNNNNNNNNNNNNNNNNNNNNNNNNNNNNNNNNNNNNNNNNNNNNNNNNNNNNNNNNNNNNNNNNNNNNGGCCCTCGACGCCGTGGGGGCCCCGTATGCCGACGACGGCGGCGGCCCCGACGCGTTCTCGTGCGACGGGCTCGTCCACACGCTGTACCGGCGGGTGGGCTTCGAGGTCGCGGAGTCGGCGGCCGGGCAGTGGGCCACCGGGCGGGAGGTCGCGTACGAGGATGCGGTCCCCGGCGACCTGGTGGTCGTCGGCTCGCGGAGGTACGGCATCCAGTCGATCGGCATCGTCGTGGGCGAGGACGTGATGGTGACGGCGGACGCACGGGCGGCGGCCGTGGTGGTGGCCGCCCTGCCCGGACGGGACGCGGTGCTCGGTGTGGTGCGGCCGAGCCTGGGGCCTCGTCCCGCGCGGCCGGTCCCGGAGGGGGAGGACTCGCCGTCCTGGCGTTGCGGGGGCATTCAGCCCTCCGGCGGCACCGGAGCGAGCGGGCCCGCCCAACGTGGCTGGGCGGGCTATCCCAACGGACTCATTCCCAGCGGGGTGTTGTGCGAACTCGACGAGAAGCCGCACGCATTGCGTTGTGACGCCGCCCGCGATTTCGCGGCGCTTTCCGAGGCTTACGCCGACGAACTCGGCGAGTCGTTGTGTCTGACGGATTCCTACCGGACCCTGGAGATGCAGCTGGATCTGTACCGACGTAAACCGGAGTTGTCGGCGACACCGGGAACGAGTAACCACGGCTGGGGCCTGGCGGTGGACCTCTGCGGTGGTGTGGAGCGGTTCGGTACTGAGGAACATCGCTGGATGCGTGCCCACGCTCCCGATTTCGGTTGGATACATCCTTCCTGGGCACGTGAGGGCAGCCCGCGGGAAGAGCCGTGGCACTGGGAGTACGTGGGTCGCTGAACGGAAATTGTCGGAGGGGGTTCGTATCGTTTTCCGCATGAACGAGGTCGAACGAACTCGCAACACCGTCGGCGAAACCGAGCGGGATTCGACCACGGTGACCATCGACTGCGATCGGTGTCTGTTCCGGAATCGCGATTGCGCGAACTGCGTGGTCAGTGTGGTGGTCGACGCGCCCGACCCACTGCGGTGGAGTTCCGAGGAACTTCGCGCCATTTCACTCCTCGCGGCCGCGGGAATGGTACCGGAGTTGCGTCACGCGGCGGCGTGAGTTGCTCCGGGTCGGTTTTCCGGTCTCGGGGGAGCCTTCCGGTGAACCCCGAGTGATCACTCTGCGCCAAGCCTTTTCGGTGAGCGGTCCATCCGATCAGGTGAACGGTCTCAAGCCTGAGAGTGTCTCCTTGTTGTCCTAGTCACATCTGACGGCAAAGCGCAGGTCCGGGCGCCGCCACACGCACGGTTACCGATTCCCTTCGCTGGGTTGGTGGACTTCCGCGATCTCGCTTCGTAATCTGGCCGAGATCTCGCGCCAGGCAGCCGTTCCACAGGGGTCGGCGACGCGAGATCGCCGCCGAAACAGCTTGTCGGGGAGCTGCGCCGGATACGACGCGACAATGTCGCTTCCGCCTGTCGAAAACCAGCAT
The window above is part of the Saccharomonospora glauca K62 genome. Proteins encoded here:
- a CDS encoding M15 family metallopeptidase gives rise to the protein ALDAVGAPYADDGGGPDAFSCDGLVHTLYRRVGFEVAESAAGQWATGREVAYEDAVPGDLVVVGSRRYGIQSIGIVVGEDVMVTADARAAAVVVAALPGRDAVLGVVRPSLGPRPARPVPEGEDSPSWRCGGIQPSGGTGASGPAQRGWAGYPNGLIPSGVLCELDEKPHALRCDAARDFAALSEAYADELGESLCLTDSYRTLEMQLDLYRRKPELSATPGTSNHGWGLAVDLCGGVERFGTEEHRWMRAHAPDFGWIHPSWAREGSPREEPWHWEYVGR